One Arachis hypogaea cultivar Tifrunner chromosome 2, arahy.Tifrunner.gnm2.J5K5, whole genome shotgun sequence genomic window, GCGAGCCACGCCAGATACTTGACCTCTTTAATGAAGCTGGCTTCTAGAagggcttgtacttgttcttccaccacTTGGGCCCGCTCTTATCCGAGCTTTCGTCTTCTTTGTTGAACAGGTCGCGACCCGAGGTACACTGACAATTTATGTGACATGAAATTgggatctatccctggcatgtcagaGGCTTTCCGAGCGAAGAGGTCGTAATTTTCTTGTAGGAGTCTTATAAGTTCCTGCTTCAGATCTTCTTTCAGGCTGGttcctatgttggtattttttccttcctctttcccGACCTGTACTTCCTCAGTTTTTCCCCCAGGTTGTGGTCACAAGTCTTCCCTAGCTCTGACTCCTCCGAGCTCAATGGTGTGAACCTCCTTGCCTTTTTCTCttaggttcaggctttcattatAGCACTTCTTCGCCAGTTTCTGATCTCCCCTGATGGTTGTTATTCCTCTGacgttggaaatttcatgcaaaaGTGGGGGGGTAGACACCACTGCTCTGAGCCGATTTAGGGTTGTCCTACCTATTAAAGCATTATAGGCTGATCCCACATCGACGACTATGAAGTCGATGCTCACATAGTCGTcgctcagagttttggattttgcCCCCTTTTCAAAAGTTGTGTGTAGGGGGATgaatcctagtggctttattggtGTGTCCCCCAGCCCATACAGTGTATCAGGATAAGCTCTTAACTCCTTTTTATCCAGTCCCAAGTTATCAAATGTCGGTTTGAACAGGATGTCGGCTGAGCTTCCTTGATCCACCAGGGTTCTGTATAGGTGGGTATTTGCAAGGATCATAGTTATCACAACTGGATCATCATGTCCAGGGATGatgccttgcccatcttctttagtgaaagagGTGGTAGGAAGGTCGGGAGCTTCGCCCCTGACTTGGTAGACTTTCTTCAAGTGTCTCTTGCGAGATGATTTTGTGAGGCCGCCTCCACGGAATCCCCccgagatcatatgtatatgtctttCCGGGGTCTGTGGTGGTGGATCTCTTCGGTCCTCGTCATCTCATTTTCTCTTGCCGTGATaatccgacctttccatgagatatttgtccagccgaccttctctggccagcttttctatcacatttttaaggtcgtaacaatcatttgttgagtgaccatacagtttatggtactcacagtagtcgccacgactcccccccttttttatttttgatgggcCTAGGGGGAGGTAGTCTTTCAGTATGTCAAATTTTCCTGTAGACATCAACTAGGGAAACTCATAGAGGAGTATAGGAGTGGTATCTCCTAGGCCTTTCAGGGCCGACTTCCTTTTTTTCTTgagctctctctttctcttttggtGAGTGAGAGTGCCCAAGTCGCCAACTTGGCTCTCGAAACCtggcattttcctccatattgatgtacttctcagctctttcttgtacatcactcaagGAGGTCGGGTGCCTTTTTGAGATAGACTGGGAGAAGGGGCCTTCTCGAAGTCCATTTACCAAGCCCATAATCACtacctctgtgggcaggtcttgaatctccaaacacgctttattgaacctttccatgtaatcCCTCAAAGGTTTGCCAACCTCCTGTTTTACACCCAAGAGGCTCGGTGCATGCTTTACCTTATCCTTTTGGATAGAGAACCGCATGAGGAACTTCTGTGAGAGGTCATCGAAACTAGTGACTGACCTtggagggaggctgtcgaaccacttcatcgctgctttggtAAGAgttgtcggaaaagctttgcagcgagtgGCATCAGAAGCGTCAGCCAAGTACAtctgacttttgaaattgcttaaatgatgctttggatcagtggttccgtcgtagaggtccatatcagggcttctGAAATTCCTTGGAACTTTGCCCTCATAATGTCCTCGCTAAATGGATCCTCTCCTCCTAAGGGAGAATCTTCTCGGTTGCTGCGAGAACTTCGACTTTTAAGAGCGGACTCCAGCCTTAAGAGcttttcttctatctcttttcGTCGCTCAATCTCGTTCCTCAAGTTTCTCTCAGCCTCTCGCTGTCGCTCCAGCTCTTGCTCTAACTGTTCCAGGCACCCTTCATGGAACAATCCCATGAAATTAGCTACATGGGGTTGTCCCTCCTTTCCTGATTCGTGCCCTTTAGAGGAGTTTACCTTCGGGTCCTTGACTCCTGAAGTGCGTTCTTTATGCTGGTTGGTCACTCCTTGATGAGTGGCCATATCCCCGTCATGGTTTCTAACATCTTGATTCTCTTGCTCAAAATCAGATGCTGTGTTTCCGTCTTCGTGTAAATCGTCCGCCATCACTGGTCGATCTCTCGAGtacccagcaacggcaccaatgttacGTTGGATAACTGAAGATTAGTGGGTTGGACTCGTTGGGTTGGCCCAATCATCTGAAGGAGGAAGCCTCCGACTAGGTTCGCATCAAgaagcctccgtccgacttgtgtgtatgaaagaatggggggtggtacctgtaaaGACACTCTGATGTCTAAGTTAGCACAGGGTTTGAGCAGGTTTTAGAGTATTggcacttagagatacctgaggggtgtcagtgtatttatagtggtgaaccaataaccaccgttggagtagttccaccttttaaggaggataaccgtccctttatcttagggaagttgagatatggctcctggaagtgggttgaaagattttaggggcagttacttattcgaataagtgttatctgccagctaatctttgCTCCCAACGTCCTTAGGGTGGAGTCTATGTCGAATTCGACTTCTTTTGATGAGGTCGGTGAGTAGCAAAGTCCAATCTAGGGATTGGGCCTTTTGGGTTTATTTGAGCTTGGGCCTTAGTGTTGGGTGAAGGTATGAACAGTATCTATCTATGAGTGTATGTTGTGTTATATATATGGTAACTTTTTGATACCTCGTTCAACCTTGAAGCTACGATAAGGTTGTATTTGTTAAACACGTTTGAGAGGATAAAAGTGCGTTTAAATACTTTGAACGTTGTTCTTTGATGTTTGGCAACTTTTCTTCTCTGAACGCCGACGTGATTTTGCATCCCAAAAGTCCGTTCACTAGAAGCAAGAAATTATAGCTTCTGCGTTTAGGTTTGTTGCTAGTCATTATTAGttttttccataatttttttaaataaaaaatattgagagtattaaaataattattctaatttttgtgcactatttattattctaattttttaaaatatgtattattgttccttttaaaaatgataaattaaataaaaaattaattataaataataataaaaatataactaataaaaagttagaacctaaaataataataaaaataagattattaggagtacttaaaaagagtactaaaatatgttattttatatattatttttaatttattaaataaatattaattttacaataaaaaatacttaaaaattgtcaatttttatatgttatttttaattttataaataaatattcatttttattataatagtaaaaaattataatatactaaaatggagtactataaaaaaatactatataaaaaatatttaaaaaagtataaaaaattaaatatacttaaaaaaataatattataatttaatattatattttttagtaattaattaattatttatctaaaagtgattttaactaatattattcaaataatatttattttatcaaaatcaattttagtaaaaattgccaaacataaatcatgttgatACAAACTCACTTCtacccaaaatcaattctataaaatAACTTTTATTCAAACTCCAGTTTGACCAACGTAAATATAAACACACACtaagttaaattatatatagTAAGAACATCATACatcacaaaaaattaattaaattatctaGACTAGCTAATTTTATACCTTCATACTTTCATATAACTGTAATTATATAGAATAATATTAGAAAGAGGgacaataatttaatattaatacttttatatatatataatatttgtaattatatatttattatatttaaaattattcatttattttataaataattaaagaatgcaaaataaaaaactttgaatattaaaaaaataaaaataaataactatgaCTACCTTTGTCTCCCTAATTTTAGTTCCCAAACATTTTGGTTATGCAAAATATATTATTGCAATGACAGTTATAACTATTACTTTGTATCGATACAATTAAGTTGTAAATGAGATAGATCGAATATTAGTGGGCAACGATGATTATTATTTAACAAACATTAGAGAATCCAATGAAAGATCACGTTATCATATATCATAAAAGTTCAAAATCCATATGTAACATCACATTACCTAACCAAATTAATGAACTTTAGTTATGTCAACGAACTCCTTCATAATAATGTACCTGTTCAGTTTCTTCTTTTCCGTTTTCTTCCTAAAAAAATTACACACCTAGCTACATTCATGTGTTTTGGTGGGTACGTTGAATGCCCTAATTAAATTAAGAGAACAAGTataaattaattcatattttacatatataaaGTCTAAGAGTGGGAAATCTGAGGAGCACTTGGATTACTTTTGGTAGATATAATCTTCTTCAAGAGATTGTGGattattgttttgttttatttggaAGTCACTTTTAATATGTATATTATTAACTAAAGAGCTTAATCATTATATGCAACAAAAGGTGGACATAAAAAatcataatattaataattaaataatgtgtagtttgtaatttttttttaaaaatgagaaATTATTAAATCAAACATCTTTGCCACTActacaataatatataattagatgTTTGTGTAATTTTACCCTAACTTGGCAtgcaaattaaatatttaattaaatctatATATTAATATTGGTCATATATGTGTTATATATGCTTTAATTTAGATTGGTCGCTTTCAACTTTAACTTGTATAGTAATTAACGGGCGAAGAAGTGAAAAAGTCAGTGCCCCATTCACCCACTCAATTCAAAGATATGATATTAAGTCACTGCTTAGGATTCCTTGACTGAGGAAAGAAGCAATATCTCAGATTTGGTGAGCTTCCACAGCTATACGATGGATGGGGTACCTCTTTTATGATGTTATTATCACACACAACCAGTGAACTACTCATCTTTTGTCTAAGTTTTCAAACTACATACATTAACCCACATTAAAGGTTTTTACCATGAAAGTCTAATGATACTCGCCATATATTTGTCATCTTACCGCATCTCACGCGCGCacgtaaaagttttttttttttttgaatttgtgaatttttatataaatttttttatttgtcttatactaaaatttttcttttaaaatcaaCAAGAATtgatatctaaatatttaaattataaaaattttgatattatattataatttatatctcgTATAAACTTAAACtgatagaaaaaattatataaataattatatttttaacatatttaatgGGTTTAATTCTAATCTTATAAATCGGGTAAAAAATCTAAACAAGTCAAAGAGAGATCAATTTGACACAAATAAGCcaaagcaaaatctgattcatcaatcaaccaacTGACATTTCTATATAGTTtgaaccaaataggttcgaacTCACTttgcacataattcgaaccaaataggttcgaattacacGTATAGACCAAAgcaacataattcgaaccaaattGGTTCGAACCATAACTTGATAATTCGAACCTAATAGGTTCGAATTACACTGAGCATATATTTACCAAGTAATTCGAAATATGTTGGTTCGAATTAGTAAGAATTCGTTCCAGCAAGCAATTTAAGTTACGAATATAGAATCTGCATCATGTCTTAATAAGACTCGTACAGTTATTTTTGCCAATGTTTATTAGACATACATTTCGTTTAAAACTGCAGTGACAAAACATATTCAATAACTAAAAATCCATTCAAAGTACATCGCACTAACGTTAACAAATTTTATCAGTCACCAACTACAAGTAAGAAAACCGATAACAGTGGAATCTAAACGCgaaattgaaataacaaaagtACCAAAGCCACCAATACACCTAATCATGCCCCCGTGTGTGCTCTGCTCCTCCGAGCTGTGGGCAACTCCGACATGTGTGGCCGGGCTGTCGACAAAGCCCACATCTCTTTGGTCGGTTTggatctgcctcgtccatattAGTCTGTATCCGAGTGGACCTGGGACGACCCTCTCTCGCATGCCTCTTATTGGGGTCAGGGATGACAGTCGGCCTGTCAtatggtggccagaaaccctctggaatgggaggtgtgaaacCCATCTGACACACACTGAAGACCGAACTAAGACGATACACCTGGTGGACGTAAGGCTCCCATGTAAGCCGTGAGTAGGCACAGCATGCCAGTGCGTAGGGACAAGGGAAATGAAGTGCCTGGAAGTATCCGCAGTCACATGTGTGAGATGCAAGCGAGACTCTGTAGGTACCCAGTGAGAAAGAACCAGTCGGAGTTGTCTCTGCGacggtgaactcggagttatcccTGTCGTACACAGTAACCGTGAAGCACCTagccgtcttcaagttggcctctatACACTTCACCAAGTGCTGACTAAATTGTTGTCCGGTTCCCATCTGCGCCTCAGCCTCCCTCCCTTTGCGAACAAATAATTCGGCCAACCTTCCGTATGTTGCCTTCACTAGGGAGCACACAGGAAGGTTTGTGACACCCTTGAGGATCGAGTTCACACATTCAGATATATTTGTCGTCATGTGTCTGAATCTACGCCCCTCATCACAATGCTGTATCCACAAGGAATACTCAATCCGGTTAGCCGAgtcacacatcgccgggtcttcggacctaagaatatcaaaccagtagtGGAACTCGACCTCGGTCTTAGTGTACATCGCATTCACAAGTAGCCTCCttgcgtctttgcccttgaaggtgagGGCGAAATTTTCCGCAacatgtcgaatgcagaatgcccGGTATGCAGACGGAGGTAACCAGCCTCCGTCAGGAGCCTCAAGGgcggccttgatgccgttatgcttGTCCGAGATAACCAGCAGACCCAGCTGCGGTGTGACATGCTCAcgcaggtgggagagaaagaaggaccacgactcagcattctcaccctcgacTAATGCGAAGGCAACAGGGAGTATGTTGGAgatcccgtcctgtgcaatcgcgacaagcaacgttcccccatacttgccatacagatgggTGCCATCAATACTAACTAggggcttgcaatgacggaatgcctcgatacaTGGTGGAAAGGTCCAGAATAGTCTGTGAAAGTAAGCTCGAGACTCGTCCAAATGTCCACCGACACGAACAGGGCTCGTCCTTAGCACTgcaacagtaccaggcatcgtcaaTCGGACACCTAACACCCACCTTGGGAGCTCAttgtacgactcatcccagtcaccatagatgagagcaacagccttctgcttcgccaaccagaccctcttgtaagtcggcctaaacccaaagtgtgcggcggtggcatttaggagcaccttgatgctgacggatgcatcatccctaaccattggcataatgaatgccgatatcacatggtaatccaaactcctgtggtcgcTGAAAATAGAGGTGGCGAGACAAGTATGCGGTCCGTTGTaacgtttgacctcccaaatccCCTTGCGCTGTCGGAGACTgagccgaatcaaccatgtgcacccattgccgaactcagaacacttgcccacataccggcgatagtcagactccacgaccttgtactgtacccctcgtcggatgctgtaagtcttgacACTTAACAGGGCCTCTTTTTTATCcagaaattgctgaccaacctgaaacTATGTCAGACCTGCAGACCTTTCAGcatctctagcgccaaatccagCCGGCTGCCTAGCAACCCCCTcttgcctcatggcatccaagtccaaagaggaaaaatgtggAGGGTACTGCTGCGTGCCGGAGCTAGAACCACCGCCCACCACAGCAGGATCACTTGCTCCAACATCATCGCCACTGTCATcagcaatcatatccggctcgacatcATCGTCCTCTGGATCATCCAAGAATCCATCTCCAACACAAGCCGGTGCAGCACACTGTAAAGATGTCGGCAGATACTCCCCTTGTCCGACCTCGTCGCCTACACTGTCGTGGAGATCAACAGCGAACGAAGGGGAGGCGACAGGTTGGACGGGTGGCTCGTACGCAGGGACGGAGGAAGATGCAACGGCAGGTCTGGAGCTAGAACCGGCAACCGTGGCTAAAGTGGTGGTATTCCAGTTCGAAACTCCCGAGCTGGACACCGcgtcaaccaactttgccaacagttTTGGTGTCCTCACCTCTGGAAACTGCCGGCGACaatgaaacatgacctgcaagtcctcatcactcccgatcgtgaaacaatcgTACTTTACGGTGTTCTGGAGCACCATGATTGGAAATCGAtaaaaaaacttcttaacccgtttcacaccttccagaccaagtttcaGCAGTACAGAGCTAACAAGGTCCTCATACCTCGTCGTAGGCGTGACGATAATACATAGAGaatccttatcagtgaacttcacaccggaacgAATTTTCTtcttaatggatcctctgtggtgaaccaacactgtgaaactctcctcactagccatgtAAACCACCTCTAATGATAGCAACTAACGTTCAGACCATATATATACAGCGCTGGTCCTCACTAATTCGAACCATTCTAGTACGAAATATGCTCAGTGTAATTCAAACCTATTAGGTTCGAATCAAGTTATGGTTCGAACCagtttggttcgaattatgttgcTTTGGTTTATACgtgtaattcgaacctatttggttcaaattatgtgcAAAGTGAgttcgaacctatttggttcgaactATATAGAAATGTCCGTTGGTTAATtgatgaatcagattttgctttgACTTATTTGTGTCAAATTGATCTCCCTTTGGCTCGTTTAGATTTTTTACCCTTATAAATCTGAGtagtgttgattttttttttcactccCATCACAGATTGATTCATTATCTTTGCGTAAGTTGTTATATAACTTAGGATGTCAAATATCTTTCTGATTGTAGTCTTGTAgagtaaattagtaatatataactAAATAAGTAGAGTATAAAAGTTGTTTTAGCAGTGAAATATATGgtgaatattaaattaattaaattatatgtgTAAGCATTCTTTACCTTTAATGAATAAACAAATAATATTCATAACGTTTAAAATGTTTACAAACAGCACATGTTTCATTCTCACTTTATGCATGTTAATTTTGGAACAATTTGCTGTCgggatataattatttttatcaaaagtcACCTCATTAAAAGTTTTAATTTGATTACAAACAGTTCTTTTCTGATGGAAAAAAGAATACCAAAATATAATAgtgcaaaataaaattattatactttgtacttcatccaaagatatcactTTTTTAAAGACTATTTaagcataatatatataattattattattatttttattgatgtgataATATATGTATACGTTtgtacatatatttatttatatatttctttaaaagaatttatacaaccttaaaaaattaaattaatctcATAATTAAACATATATACTATAATAATCACTATTATTGTCTTTTCTTTCTTACCTCATAACATAATTAGGTAAAtgctattttatctttttaaaataatatataagttacattttttgatatgttatattttaatgggtgtttatttattttaaatttttagtaaaatttgttagataactaatttatctaataaaataaaaaatataaaattgatttcgggtcattaaaatttgttagaaatttaataaaatatttgaaaaataatattatatattactattttatttttcacacaaaattttttatttttaacaaaaattaaataaaaaataattgcaaACTAGCTACATTAATTTTTAGAAAACAAGATATAAAGTAcgtatttcaatttttttctcatataatttaaaaccaaattgtatagaataaatttttaaatttaaaaatctatttgACATGATAAACTTTTTAAATTGAACATTTTTCCTGTAAgatcccacatcggttggagaggagaacgaaacatgccttataagggtgtggatatcttttcctagcatgacgcattttaaTGAGTGAGTGTGGGAGTTTCGgttatcatccctatcgtcaaagataACAGGTAGTCTGGGCTGTTATATTTACAATAATACTAATTtgtgcttttatttttaatttgtcatattaatattttagtttaaaatttagttaatataagaaaatttttaaattaatattttaatcaatatataacaaaaatattaaaataaacatcAAATTATAATGTAATACATTAAAAAAAGTAATTTACATATTACTTTAGAGATGATAAAATAGCATTTAGACATAAAAACATTATTAGTCAAGTAGTATTTAATCTCTAGATCACTTTTACGAGTTAGACTCCATTTTAGTATTTGAGATCGATAGTTTGCACTAAAATAATCTAAATCGAAGAAATACACTACGTTAGTATGATCTCTAACTCCGTTTTATCAAATTGATGGTAACGCCATGTGTGACAAGACAAGACCCTTTCACGCTGGACATAATGCAACGACGACATTGTTTTGCTAATAGTATGCTAAATGAACAATAGAAATTACATCGTTTACTCTCCCAACAAAAACACTAACGTTCTAtcggtaaaaaaatataaaaatatgattgcgTTGTAAATATAGTTTTTAAATCAACagaaattttttttgtacaaacgtttagttgtcacaagtaaaaaattcaataaaatttataaatcgaagtattcaaacatcgggttgtcttctcaagaaattgcagggaagtatgatttattattggttatagaaaacagtatttttagattttaaaaatgtttgaacaagagaaatagattgcaggaattaataaatcaataactaataaaactcttggcaaggtatgaaaactggaaatcctatcctagttatccttatcaatggtgatgagaattatatatttgtttccactcagtcaacctctaactatgaaggtaagtcaagtggacaaatcaatttaacacctaaagtcctaatcaactcctaagaaaagactagagttataggaatctaaatcaatcagcaaagataacaattatcaatcacgatgagtttgacaactcaaaagTCACCAATCAATCACCCAAAGTCAataatgtagaaagctaaataaaaatcatatatttgaaatacctcaattattaataaaagaaatcacatccaacatggaaaagttcataaacaaatgaaagagaaaatacataagaaaggaacattgaacctgtgatgaagaaatcctaaatcctaattctaattcctAAAAGAAAGGAGAGAACCACTTTCtttgaaaactacatctaaatcatgaaaagtgaattatgatctcctctcctgagtctctgcatattctctgactttaatctgtgtttttgggccaaactctgggtcaaaacgcggcccgaaactGTCTCCAGCGTATTTTgaaatttctgcagatcgcgcaggtcacgcgtacgcgtcagtcacgcgtacgcgtcattcagcgttttccttgccacacgtgcgcgtcaggcacgcgctcgcgtcgtttgcgctaactccaatccacgcgtacgcgtcgctgtgattttgtccaattcgcgcgcacgcgtcagccatgcgtgcgcgtggctgtctgctggttgtctcctttatttcttgtgctcctttccttttttgcaagcttcctctctattctctaagccattcatgccctatgaaacctgaaacacttaacacacatatcaagatatcgaatggtaataagagatgattaaaatacacaaattaaagatctttaggaagcaagttttcaatcatagaacaatttggaaaggaattgtaaatacatgctaatcatataaaTAAATGGGTAaaaacttgataaaaaccactcaattaaacacaatatgaatcataaaataatggtttatcaaataCAAAACGCTTATTCATCCTCCCCTCCCTCCTCAAGGCAATGATC contains:
- the LOC140177109 gene encoding uncharacterized protein, producing MISGGFRGGGLTKSSRKRHLKKVYQVRGEAPDLPTTSFTKEDGQGIIPGHDDPVVITMILANTHLYRTLVDQGSSADILFKPTFDNLGLDKKELRAYPDTLYGLGDTPIKPLGFIPLHTTFEKGAKSKTLSDDYVSIDFIVVDVGSAYNALIGRTTLNRLRAVVSTPPLLHEISNVRGITTIRGDQKLAKKCYNESLNLREKGKEVHTIELGGVRAREDL
- the LOC112726850 gene encoding uncharacterized protein, which produces MPGTVAVLRTSPVRVGGHLDESRAYFHRLFWTFPPCIEAFRHCKPLDGISNILPVAFALVEGENAESWSFFLSHLREHVTPQLGLLVISDKHNGIKAALEAPDGGWLPPSAYRAFCIRHVAENFALTFKGKDARRLLVNAMYTKTEVEFHYWFDILRSEDPAMCDSANRIEYSLWIQHCDEGRRFRHMTTNISECVNSILKGVTNLPVCSLVKATYGRLAELFVRKGREAEAQMGTGQQFSQHLVKCIEANLKTARCFTVTVYDRDNSEFTVAETTPTGSFSLGTYRVSLASHTCDCGYFQALHFPCPYALACCAYSRLTWEPYVHQVYRLSSVFSVCQMGFTPPIPEGFWPPYDRPTVIPDPNKRHAREGRPRSTRIQTNMDEADPNRPKRCGLCRQPGHTCRSCPQLGGAEHTRGHD